DNA sequence from the Shewanella piezotolerans WP3 genome:
ATTCGAAGTTACGTACTTCGTTCCACCAGTAGTAGCCACCAGCAAGGATGGCTAACAGTAAAATAGGTGTAGCGATAACTATTTTATTTACGGACATATATGACTCCCCAATCATTGATCCTTGATTAATGAGACTCATTTTACTACTGTCACAGTATTATTATTAGATAGCTAAAAAAATACCCACTGTTTCACAGGTGTAACAATATGGATTTGAATAGAGTGCAGATGTTTGCGCAAGTTGTAGAGCAGGGAAGTTTCACTAAAGCCGCCAAAGCATTAGGGATCACTAAAGCCACCGTCAGCCGAAAGATTGCAGAGCTTGAAGCAGATGCTGGGGTGCAGCTGTTATTTAGGACCACTAGAGCATTAAAACTGACAGAGGCAGGAGCAAACTACTACAACCGGGTACACCATATTTTGTCAGAGCTACAAAATGCAGAAGACCAACTTAGCGCCAGTCAGCAGACAATCACAGGCCATCTAAAAATTATCTGTCCTATAGAACTTGGACAGCTCTATTTTGGGCAAATTCTTGCTCGTTTTCTAAATGCTTATCCCCAAATAACCATTGATGCCGAACTGACAAACCGTAAAGTTGATGTCATCGGCGAAGGGGTTGATTTCTTATTCCAAATTACTGAAAAACGGAATGAAGCTCTGCAGACCTATGCCTTACTCAATACTCCTAAGGTGCTGATGGCCAGCCCGAAATATCTTGCCAAGCATGGTACACCGCAGATCCCTGAAGATCTTAGCCAACACCAGTGCATTCGCCTTTCTACGCCCTATGTAGATAACAGCTGGTCGCTGTTTAATGGTGAGAAGTGGGTAACATTCGAACCTAAATCTAGACTAGAGACCAATAATATCACCTTGGTGCGTGAAGCCGCGATTGAAGGGCTTGGTATTGCCACAGTGCCGATGATCATCGCTAGTGAAGCGATAGAAAATGGTTCATTAGTGACAGTGCTTCAAGACTATCCGATGAAGCAAAACCTCATTACTATCAGCATGCCCAAACGAGTCTACCTTCCCAGAAAGTATCGTGTATTTACTGAGTTTCTATACAAAAACTTGTTTCAAAACTGGCATGAACAAGTCATCGATGTTCCAGATTTTATTTGTCGTCCAGAATAACTAAACGGTAGCAGGGCTCCAAAAAGAGCCCTAAAGATGAGCATTATCATTGATGAGCAGCGAAACTCACTTTGCCCAGTACCAACAAGATTAGCCCAGTACTTCAAAATCATCGCCAGCAAGCTTGGCACTACCATCTTGCTGCAGTACCCATAGCTCTTTATGAATGACGCCATGGGCTTTATTCATCTTCCAAGAGGAGGTCAATAACACCGTTTTCTCATCGACAACACTAAAGTTAGGCTCGATATATTCTACGCTATTAAACCCTTCATTGATAAGATTTTGCCAAAACCCTTCAATAGCATCTCTGCCCACAAACTCACCGAATGGTCGTGCGTTCATTGTTGCATTCGCTTCATATTGCCCAGCGCACTGCTTTGCGTCTTGGCTATTAAAACCACTCTTCCAAGTTTCACTCGCTAATTTAACTGCATTTAATAAAGTCGTAGACATAGTTAAGCTCCAGTAGCTGTTGTTCTTCCAAATTATGCAGCCAGTTTACAGCTAAGATTGGTATTGATAACCTAGCCAATACAGCAACCACTGTTCGATTAAACAGAACAATGCTAGAGGTATTATGGATTACTTACGTCATATGGCGATCTTCAAACAGATAGTAGATGCAGGCTCAATCAGTGCTGCGGCTGAAAACCTAGATCTATCAAAGTCGGTTGTAAGCCATCATTTAAAAAGCCTTGAGACTGCAATTGGGGTACAACTACTTCACCGTACCACCCGTAAACAGCAACTCACCCCGGCAGGCACAGACTTTTATCAGCGTTGTATTCAATTGGCGGATATCTCTCAAACTGCTTGGCAGGAAGCTCGCGATACAGGCGGAAAGCTCGCTGGCCCATTAAGAATTAGTGCACCTCATGCGCTTATTGATTCAATCGTTGCTCCAGCTATCGCTGAACTATGTCGTGATAACGCGCAGGTAAAGCCAACGATTTCAGTTGCCGATCAACGTATTGACCTGCTCAGTGATGATGTTGATCTGGTTATTCGGGTCGGTAAACTACCTTCTAGCAATTTAATGCAGCGTAAGCTCGGCAATTTTAGGGATGTGGTCTGCGCTAGCCCAACGTATATAGAGCGACATAAGCACGAAATTGATGCAGAACATTGGCAATCTTTGGATTACATAGCCAACTCATGGCAAAAGGCAAGATTAACGCATGAGTTTGAGCCATTAGCACACCCTGCTTACGAACAAGCGTCTATGCTAAAAAAGCTAGAGTTTATCGCCAATCGATTCACCGATAATTCATCCGCTGTTTGCGCTTTAGCTAAAGCAGGCTTAGGCGTTGCACTATTACCTGAATTTGTATTTCAGCAAGCAGAGCAACAAAATCAATTGGCCATGTTAGTGCCTGACCACCAATGTCCACTTAATGCGGTTTACGCCGTACATGATTTTGGCCATAAGCCACCGCAACTGATAAAAAGCACCATTGAGCTTCTGATGCGATATTTCACCTCGAATAAAAATTAGCGTAAAGCCTGCATAGCAACTTTTATTGACCGTGATTAGTATTTTTAAAGGCCTGTACCTGATTTGTGCTAATAAAGCTGCTAACATTGCTGGCAATTTTTAAAGCTTAGTGAGAAAGATCAAGATGGGCAGAGCATACCAAAACCGCAAAGAATCCATGGCGAAAACTGCTGGGCAGAAGACGAGACTCTATTCTAGATACGGAAAAGAGATCTACGTTTGCGCCAAGAATGGTGGTTTCGATCCCGACGGCAACCTAGCATTACGTCAAATGATTTCCAAGGCTAAGAAAGATCAAGTGCCTGCTCATGTTATTGAGCGTGCGATCGAAAAAGCTCGTGGCGGTGGCGGTGAAGATTATGAAAGTGCTCGCTATGAAGGTTTTGGTCCGGGTGGTTGCATGGTCATTGCTGACTGCCTAACAGATAACGGTAAGCGTACCTTTACTCAAGTGCGTCAGGCATTCGTTAAGAATGACGCAAAACTAGGTGGCCCAGGCACTGCTGGTCACATGTTTGATCACCAAGCGGTATTCGTATTTGCTGGCGATGATGAAGATGCGATCCTTGAAATGCTAATGATGGCGGACGTTGATGTCACAGACGTAGAGCTAGAAGATGGCATGATCAGTGTCTATGCTCCACATACAGAGTTCTTCAAGGTAAAAACAGCACTCGCGGCTGAACTTCCTGCAGAAACTGAATATGTCATGGAAGAGATCACTTTCGTTCCACAAACTATGACAGCAATTACTGATGCAGAAGAGATTGAGCAGTTTGAAAAATTCTTAGCTGCACTTGAAGATTGTGATGACGTTCAGAACGTTTACCACAATGCAGAGTTACCAGAGGCATAAGATTTTCAGCAAGGTAATATCGATACGTAAAAGGCACTCATTGAGTGCCTTTTTTAATAGTTTTATAGCTATCGATTAATCTTCGATAAAGCGACTTTTAACAGCAGCCGTTGGTAACAGGCAGATAGCTCTTGTGCCAAATAGTCTATAACGCTGCTTTGCCAGTGCATTATAAAGTCTATCACGTACTATTTTTGGTAAAAAACAGCTAAAACGTAACAGTGACCAAGGTGCATCAAGAGACTTTGCAATCTCTATTGCCGCATCACTGCGCAGATAGCATTTATCTGCCTTTATTAATATCACGCTATCTAAAGCAACCTCAGTCACACCGAACTTAGACAGATAACGCCTACCGGTGTTCGATTGCAGCGAGGCAAACACAAACCGTTGGTGTTTATCGTGGTTAATCACGAAATTAACGACGCCGTGGCATAAATTACATATGCCATCAAAGATGATTACCTGTGATTGTGCTTGTGCTTGCACTGTCCCACCGTTAATTCTCAGCTAAACGCCCTTTCTCCTTTTCGACCAGAAAACGAGTAATATCCAATACCTGCTCAAAGCTTTTTGCTGATTGATTCAGTACTAAGTAGCGGCCATTTACCACAATTGAAGGTGTGCCATCGACTTCAGACTGAGACATTAGCTTAATGGCTTGAGCAAGTTGTTGGTTAATCTCAGCCGATGCCAATTGCCGTTCAAAATCAGTCTGACTAAGTCCGAAACGCTGTAAGAACTCAGCCAGCTTTTGTGTTTGCAGTTTAATATCGCGGATCTCTCGCAATCCCATCACTTCTTGAAATAGCGCGGCATGTGCCTTATCAGCATCAGCCATATTTTGCACAATGAAAAATACCTTGGCGTGCAACTTCATAAGATCATTCCAAATTGCGGGTGACTGCACTAGGTGAACATCTGCAGCCATGGTTTTTTGCCATTGATGCAGCGGTTTTTCAAATGACTCACAATGTGGACAGCCATACCAAAAGAACTCCATCACTTCGATCTGTTCACCGTCGGTTGCAATCGGAGTTGCAAGCGCACGATAGTTAACGCCTTCAACATAATTAGCATCGGTTGCATTTTTATCACCGCAACCAATAACGACAAAGGTCAAAAGTAACAGCGTCAGTAATTTTTTCATCAAGTATCCTTACGATGTATTTGTAATACCAATCAGTATAAAGATTTGATCGCTCAGCGAGAGTTTAACGGCTTTGAGGTAAGGCAATGAATGAAGAGCATAGTTATTCTACGTTCAAATTCATTAACGCAGCATCAAAGCCGCTAAAACTCGCCATTAGGAGTGTTTTTGGCTTGCTACTTCTGCGCTGAATAAACTCATAAGGGAATAACCATTTTGTCATTTATTCGCCTTGAATTAGCGTGCCGAAAACGCTCTGAGTAGATCAACTTCTTATACTGATTGGTATAAAAAGGTGACTGCTTAACAAATCTTTTATCAACTACCTTTTAAATTAGCATAAAAAAGGCACTCAATGAGTGCCTTTAAATCGTATAACTAATTAAGATTGATTATGAGCAGCAATCTCGGCGCCACCAATTCTTGGGTAACATGTCTAAAAATACCTTTGCCATTAGGATAGCAAGCACAACCGCTGATGAATAAACAATGGCAGCTGGCAACAAGTTATGATGCTCTCCCACTTGTGGCATTACCACAAAGCCAAACGTATCGACCAGATAGTTAACCAAGACGCCTGAAACTAACGCGACGCCTAGCACACCACCTAAATAGCCAAACAATGCACGTTTACCTAGCTCTTTAGTCACCACGCCTAAGGTTGCGATATTAGTTGCAGGACCTGCCAACATAAACACCAATACAGCTCCAGGTGAAACCCCAGCTAATAACAAGCCAGCAGCAATAGGCGTTGATGCTGTAGCGCAGATATACATAGGCACAGATATCAGCACCATGACTAGCATAGCTAAAATGCCATCGCCCCATTTAGCCATAAAATCACCAGGAACATAAGTTGTGACTAGCGCAGCAAAAAACAAACCGATTAATAACCAAACTGTAGTATCGCGTACTAAATCAGTAGCAGCAAAGTGCAATCCCTTACCGATACGGCTAATAACGGATGTGCCTTTAAGCTCAGTGGCAATATCTTTAGTCGACTCACAGCAACTCTCAGCTTCAGCAGCGTCTGAACTCTTTGAACTACAACATGATGTGCTCTCAGCCTTAGCAGCCGGTTTATCACTGCTGCAACAGCTTGATTTTACCTGCTCTGTCACTGGCGTTAAATTTAGCGGAGCGGCATTAGTAGCCTGACTCATAACACTACTCTGTGCCATTGGTTTCATCGTTACAGTGGCTTTCTTTTCACTAGCACAACAGCTGCTAGCAGCAACTTTTGGCCCAACTTTTTTACTGCTACAACAAGATGAAGCTTCAGCTTCTTTGGTATCAACGGCAGGCTTAGCCTCATCGTCATCACGACCAACCAGCAGACCAGCTACGATTGCACTGGTGACAGCAGCGATAGGCCTGACAATCGCCATAAATGGCCCAAGCAGCACGTATGATACAGTCACTGAGTCAACCCCAGTCTCTGGAGTGGATACTAGAAAGGAAGTGGTTGCCGCTTTAGATGCGCCGCTTCGGCGCAGCCCAACAGCTGCGGGAATAACGCCACAAGAACAAAGTGGCAAGGGTGCACCCAATACTGCAGCTTTGACTGTGGTTTTAACACCATGGCCACCCAGTTGCTTTTGCATCCATGCCATAGGCACAAACATTTTTAGCATTCCAGCTAAAAATAGACCGAGTAGCAACCATGGGGCTGAATCAAGGAAAAGGTCGATAAAGTTTGCTAATAACATAACTATTTCTCTTTTGAATTCTTACTAACTGCTTTGTTTTGGCAATTTTTAGTAAATTGTTCATCATCATGAGTATGGCTGTGATTTTCACAGCGAATATTGTCAGTACTGGATTCTAACGCTTCTAAAATGGAGCAATGTTCTGCGCTTTCAGGCCCGCCGCAACAAGCTTGGGATAACCTTTGTAGCGATAGCTGAAAATGATTTAGCTCTGCAATTTTAGCTTCTACGTTGGCTAGCTTGTCATCCACCAAACCTTTAACATCGGCACAGGCCCAATTGGACTTATCTAGTTCAATTGACAGCAGCTCGGTGATCTCAGCGAGGGTAAAACCAACCGCTTTAGCCCGTAGAATAAAACGTAAGCGTTCTGCGTCATTTTCGGTATAGATGCGATAACCAGAATCAGTCCTTGAGGAAGGCGATAGCAAACCGTGCTTTTCGTAAAACCTTAACGTATCCGTTTTGACCTCACACAGCTGTGCTAGCTCACCAATTCGATACATCGCTTTCCCCTTGTATAAACCATTTACATTGCTAAATATCATCGCGCACATACTTGTCAATGAACCAAGTATAAACCTTGGAGTTGTATCCAAGGTCAAGGCTTATTCTGGCTAAAAAATTAGATCAAAGCTTGTTCTGTTTACCGTATTGTGAAATCGCGCAGAAAAAAACACCGCCAAGGGTAAAATTACGGTAAAATACGCGCGCCGTGACGGGAGAGTATAAATAGCGAGGGACTTTTGGAAAGCAGTGTAGAGGTAAGCAAGCCTAGTACTGTTCTGTTTTCCGAAAGATCCTTAAAATAACTACTGGACCCTGTACCTACAATGAATAATGCCAGACCTATTCGTCGCGCGCTGTTAAGCGTTTCAGATAAAACCGGAATCTTA
Encoded proteins:
- a CDS encoding LysR family transcriptional regulator, with protein sequence MDLNRVQMFAQVVEQGSFTKAAKALGITKATVSRKIAELEADAGVQLLFRTTRALKLTEAGANYYNRVHHILSELQNAEDQLSASQQTITGHLKIICPIELGQLYFGQILARFLNAYPQITIDAELTNRKVDVIGEGVDFLFQITEKRNEALQTYALLNTPKVLMASPKYLAKHGTPQIPEDLSQHQCIRLSTPYVDNSWSLFNGEKWVTFEPKSRLETNNITLVREAAIEGLGIATVPMIIASEAIENGSLVTVLQDYPMKQNLITISMPKRVYLPRKYRVFTEFLYKNLFQNWHEQVIDVPDFICRPE
- a CDS encoding LysR family transcriptional regulator, with the translated sequence MDYLRHMAIFKQIVDAGSISAAAENLDLSKSVVSHHLKSLETAIGVQLLHRTTRKQQLTPAGTDFYQRCIQLADISQTAWQEARDTGGKLAGPLRISAPHALIDSIVAPAIAELCRDNAQVKPTISVADQRIDLLSDDVDLVIRVGKLPSSNLMQRKLGNFRDVVCASPTYIERHKHEIDAEHWQSLDYIANSWQKARLTHEFEPLAHPAYEQASMLKKLEFIANRFTDNSSAVCALAKAGLGVALLPEFVFQQAEQQNQLAMLVPDHQCPLNAVYAVHDFGHKPPQLIKSTIELLMRYFTSNKN
- a CDS encoding YebC/PmpR family DNA-binding transcriptional regulator, with the translated sequence MGRAYQNRKESMAKTAGQKTRLYSRYGKEIYVCAKNGGFDPDGNLALRQMISKAKKDQVPAHVIERAIEKARGGGGEDYESARYEGFGPGGCMVIADCLTDNGKRTFTQVRQAFVKNDAKLGGPGTAGHMFDHQAVFVFAGDDEDAILEMLMMADVDVTDVELEDGMISVYAPHTEFFKVKTALAAELPAETEYVMEEITFVPQTMTAITDAEEIEQFEKFLAALEDCDDVQNVYHNAELPEA
- a CDS encoding thiol-disulfide oxidoreductase DCC family protein — translated: MQAQAQSQVIIFDGICNLCHGVVNFVINHDKHQRFVFASLQSNTGRRYLSKFGVTEVALDSVILIKADKCYLRSDAAIEIAKSLDAPWSLLRFSCFLPKIVRDRLYNALAKQRYRLFGTRAICLLPTAAVKSRFIED
- a CDS encoding thiol:disulfide interchange protein DsbA/DsbL, giving the protein MKKLLTLLLLTFVVIGCGDKNATDANYVEGVNYRALATPIATDGEQIEVMEFFWYGCPHCESFEKPLHQWQKTMAADVHLVQSPAIWNDLMKLHAKVFFIVQNMADADKAHAALFQEVMGLREIRDIKLQTQKLAEFLQRFGLSQTDFERQLASAEINQQLAQAIKLMSQSEVDGTPSIVVNGRYLVLNQSAKSFEQVLDITRFLVEKEKGRLAEN
- a CDS encoding SO_0444 family Cu/Zn efflux transporter encodes the protein MLLANFIDLFLDSAPWLLLGLFLAGMLKMFVPMAWMQKQLGGHGVKTTVKAAVLGAPLPLCSCGVIPAAVGLRRSGASKAATTSFLVSTPETGVDSVTVSYVLLGPFMAIVRPIAAVTSAIVAGLLVGRDDDEAKPAVDTKEAEASSCCSSKKVGPKVAASSCCASEKKATVTMKPMAQSSVMSQATNAAPLNLTPVTEQVKSSCCSSDKPAAKAESTSCCSSKSSDAAEAESCCESTKDIATELKGTSVISRIGKGLHFAATDLVRDTTVWLLIGLFFAALVTTYVPGDFMAKWGDGILAMLVMVLISVPMYICATASTPIAAGLLLAGVSPGAVLVFMLAGPATNIATLGVVTKELGKRALFGYLGGVLGVALVSGVLVNYLVDTFGFVVMPQVGEHHNLLPAAIVYSSAVVLAILMAKVFLDMLPKNWWRRDCCS
- the zntR gene encoding Zn(2+)-responsive transcriptional regulator, with the protein product MYRIGELAQLCEVKTDTLRFYEKHGLLSPSSRTDSGYRIYTENDAERLRFILRAKAVGFTLAEITELLSIELDKSNWACADVKGLVDDKLANVEAKIAELNHFQLSLQRLSQACCGGPESAEHCSILEALESSTDNIRCENHSHTHDDEQFTKNCQNKAVSKNSKEK